The stretch of DNA tcacaaatgaccctaaacaaaaggtagtttctgacaaaaaacCCTATTGTAAATGAAaaattttatataattatttttgattaaatctttattttcatattttgatatgttaaaattattatttaaaatatcgGATTTTAcatatttcaattttaacttagATTCAAACTCATACCGCTTACAATTGAAACAAACACGGGGTATGAGGAATGAAGTTCCAACCTCATACTACTCAGGTATGATTCCTCATTCCAAACTCATGCCCATGCGCGAAACAAATGCGagtaagaggattatacatctgatgtactacctctaattctatagtttctgagcattataataaagtttttaagttttgtttaaaagtttatgagtttcactatgaagtttctgagtttattcacttaaacattacgctctaaaaaattataataaaactcaaaaacattacatataagtttagttaaatttgagttttgacggaaaaaatattaaaatttaaattataaactttattatgctcaaaaaaatacatatatgctcaaaaacaaataaaatttaaggtaataagctcaaaaaaaatacatatatgctcaaaaaataaaaaaattggaggtagtacatccgatgtatgttcatTTTTCTCAAACAAATGCCCCCTTAAAGTCACACAGAGTAACTCCAATTTTCGCAAagtacacaaattcttatttaaagttacaaCCATTGTAAATGAGAATAATTTACAACATAGGTGTAAATTCAAACCAACACTTTTTTTTTGGATGATCGTGCATATCACCCATGGACAGTTCTAAATAATGATTCACGTCAACCGACCtcaatcattttgggattaaggctttgatgttgttgttgttgttgttgtatcgtGCATACCATCCCTTCATTGTAACTTACAACGCTTATAAACAAGACTTTAGTACACAAATATGGTGATTGCAATTTGCAAGTATTAAAATGTGGCACTTCTTGTTTGTTAAGAAGATTAACCTATTTCATCATTTTGAATGAGAGAGGACAGTGAAAGCTATCAGATTTGAACCACTTCAATAGATTTGTACTAGATTATGCAATGTTATTGACCTCAAACCACAATGATAAATACCACTAGTACATGAAGAGAAAAAAGGGTTTATGATGATGATATCTTCTATATTGATAGCAATTTCCTAAGTCATTTGTCAAAATATTACACCGTAACATTTATCATTCGTCCGTTATAATCATATAATAGCTTGAAAATTTATAAATAAAGCCCAAAACTTTCCAAATCTATAAATACTCCGTATTGAATTGGGAAAGGAACATGAACCTACATCTTGCTTGATCAGTAATAACTTCAATGCCCCTACTAGCTCTAGACAAGTGCCATTCCCTCCGGATTTACATGTACGCATCTGTGACACTGTAAATTCTCATATTCATCGTACAAAACATTTACGCTGTAGACCGATCTGTATCAATGTCTGCAACTTCAAACCGGTATTCCAAGCCTGGCGTCACTGTGACTTCAGTGTCATGCTGACTATCTTCTTCTCCTACCGTCTCTTTTTCATCTTTGGGGAGCACATTGCAATTGATGGTGTGCCAAATTGGTCGTTCTTCCCGGAAAAGCCTGCACAGTCACGCAAATGTTGATCTTGAAACCGCACAACGCAACAAAATCGAAGGGGGAATCCTGGGACAGAGTAGTGGCATTTCCAGAAAAATTGTCTTTATGGAAATCCTTTTAAAAAATTTGGAGTATATTGCTACAAAATTTGGACAAGGAGTAATTTTGTTGATTTTAGCATAGAAAGGCAAAAAGGTACCCAAAGAATTAAGCTTTTTAGTGTCCCGAGACCATGGATGTTAAAACATGCTTCCACCCCTCggttaagagagagagagagactcaCGGATGACTGCAGAGCATTGAAGAGTGAACCGTGAGTGCATATTTGCAGGTGGCTAACTCTGTAATGGAGCTAATCATGGGTTTGCCCTCAGAACACACAAATCTAGCCTGCAggagaagaaaaacaaaaatatttAGGCACAAGGAAAGCAGAAGAAGCCAGGCGGACCAGCATATACTCTTCGTACCTCTGTCTCTCGGGGTTGATTAGTGAGGTCACAGTTCGTTCCATTAGTGTACTGATGAGCATGATATCTGCACATGTTAAGTCATCAGTAATAAAGTTCAAAATGCATTCCTGTAATCTTGCAACCACAGAGCTAACTTTTAAGCCTTTGAAAGGAGCTATGTTTATACTTACGAATCCAGTTTGAAGCTGCTATTTTATTAAACATTCTCATAATTTTTGCTTAAAACAAAATGTTTGGGTGTCATATCCAAATCCAAGTGCCCACTGGCACGCACGGGTATGCGGGATAATATGAAGGGTTGAAGTATCAGAGGATATGAGTATACCTACGGGAAGCATCTTTTGAATGTGGATCTTTCAGTATAGAAACGTCGGAGAGATTTTGGTTGTATGCTTCCGTTGCTTCAGGATCATAAGCTCCTAGGACAAACTCTTGAATAATCTGCATAGAAAGTTTATTTATGTTGGTAAAAAACGTAAAATCCATTAAGAAAAGGATACATGCAGAACACTAAGAGACTAATCATAATCTACCTTATTTTCCTCCAAATGAAGCTGACGTAGTTTCTTCTTGTAGCAAAATTCGTAAGTCCACCAACCCTCTAGCTGCAGAAGGAAAAGTAGATAACTATTTACAAGAATGCCAATTACCTATAATTTATCAAACAAACTTTGAGCCACGGGGAATCGATGAACTAAGAGAACATGCATGAAGAACAATACTAACCCTGAAAAGGCATTGCTCATCGAGTGCCGAAAGTAGCTCATCTGCTGTCTTCACTTTCATCTGCTTCTCACTTTCCATAATCATGCTACTGGTGTTATATTGGCTGACTGGCTTTCCACTTTTGGGTTTTTCAACCTTGGGTAGAAAGCATAGATgattctttccattttcatctGGCATGAAGACCGACTCTTGGGCATCATCCTGTGCAACAATGTGAAAATCCTCATACACGTTATGCACAATTCATGCTGACCCAGACAAACCCAATCGATCATACTGGTGTTCTAGAAGGAAGATTTTGGAATACAATGGTTAATAACTTAATACTCCGTATTAGAATTTTGCGGGCAAGATTAAATGCAAGTTGAAAACTTTTCACCTGAAATATATCTTAACATCATCCTAGTGACTAATGTTAGCAAATTTTTAAAAAGCACAAGTCACATCATCTTTTTATTTTCGTCTGATATCTAAAATATCGGCAAATTGCTTAGGACATAGGGTTTAGTTGCCTGCCATAGACTCTCTAATCTTAGGCAAAAGCCACCATTTCAGACATAAATTCTTGCATTCCTGTGCACTAGACTCCATTAGGTAACTAGAGAGATCAAATATGAATAATGGAAAATATTTGCACCTACGTTATCAACAGTAGACACAGACACACAGTTACATCCATGCTAAGAACCTCATTTCTCGATGCACATGAATTCTACAAATATATAATGCCAACTATCTACACTTATTAGCTCTGATGTTTTAAGAAACTAATtgcgataaaaaaaaaattaaagataaATCAatagaaattcaaaattcaaagaaGCATTGATTAGATTCTTCTGGCTGATGGTGGATGCCTGATGTTTTGTAATGTCTAATGTTCAAGAAAGAATAAAAAATGTATGAAGGACTGAAGGTCGGGAAGCACATGATCTAATAACAACATTCACAAGTGTCACAAATTAAAAATGTGTGTTCAAGTTGCTTACAGGAATATATGGGGACTCTTCCGGATGGAATTCAATCTTAAATTTTGGTTCACGTGAACGCCGAATAGAGCCACCTGAAAA from Silene latifolia isolate original U9 population chromosome 10, ASM4854445v1, whole genome shotgun sequence encodes:
- the LOC141606092 gene encoding protein OS-9 homolog; protein product: MRLFSFIYLIIACFSYCLLAQKVSADQIITTRLGGSIRRSREPKFKIEFHPEESPYIPDDAQESVFMPDENGKNHLCFLPKVEKPKSGKPVSQYNTSSMIMESEKQMKVKTADELLSALDEQCLFRLEGWWTYEFCYKKKLRQLHLEENKIIQEFVLGAYDPEATEAYNQNLSDVSILKDPHSKDASRRYHAHQYTNGTNCDLTNQPRETEARFVCSEGKPMISSITELATCKYALTVHSSMLCSHPLFREERPIWHTINCNVLPKDEKETVGEEDSQHDTEVTVTPGLEYRFEVADIDTDRSTA